One Aphidius gifuensis isolate YNYX2018 linkage group LG3, ASM1490517v1, whole genome shotgun sequence DNA window includes the following coding sequences:
- the LOC122852370 gene encoding PIH1 domain-containing protein 1-like: MTNPILEVDESIIKKNLLLPETIKEDEDIEKLLKTFDNNVPSKIITPNPGLVIKTKTDNNEKIFINICHTNEIPPPKNITEDELLKILDEEKPNWCIPMSVGHERHEDDKTGAKCLTYDIAINTSYFDKIKNEHTFFAFTVITMFSAIGEKNNRIIDGRNYVVLKNRKHIGKLHDHRVEKRNVKSMITNTSNKPLIEEITSTKNHDNTKNTITTTSKNTDYIILRKPKIGNAEKLIGYFKLPDECTLKDVKVDIGDDRIIIDASKYNYLIDLFVPYVIHQANVTANMDQHLNVLQLNMPVEII, from the exons ATGACAAATCCAATCCTCGAAGTTGatgaatcaataataaaaaaaaatcttttattacCCGAGACAATAAAAGAAGATGAAGATATTGAAAAACTATTGAaaacatttgataataatgtcCCATCAAAGATAATAACACCGAATCCTGGTCTTGTTATTAAAACTAAAacagataataatgaaaaaatattcataaatatatgtcatacaaatgaaattccaccaccaaaaaatataactgaagatgaattattaaaaattcttgatgAAGAAAAACCAAATTGGTGTATACCAATGAGTGTTGGTCATGAAAGACATGAAGATGATAAAACTGGTGCAAAATGTTTGACATATGACATTGCAATAAATACaagttattttgataaaattaaaaatgaacatACATTTTTTGCATTTACTGTTATAACAATGTTCTCAGCAattggtgaaaaaaataatcgtatTATTGATGGACGTAATTATGTTGTACTTAAAAATCGTAAACACATTGGTAAACTTCATGATCATCgtgttgaaaaaagaaatgttaAATCAATGATTACAAATACATCTAACAAACCACTTATTGAAGAAAttacatcaacaaaaaatcatgataatacaaaaaatacaataacaacaacatcaaaaaatacagattacattattttacgtAAACCAAAAATTGGTAATGCTGAAAAACTCAttggttattttaaattaccagATGAATGTACATTAAAAGATGTTAAAGTTGATATTGGAGATGATAGAATCATCATTGATGCatcaaaatacaattatttaattgatttatttgttccTTATGTTATTCATCAAGCAAATGTTACTGCAAACATGGATCaacatttaaat gttcttcaattaaatatgccagttgagataatttaa